A segment of the Bacteroidota bacterium genome:
TGATGCTTTATAACAACGAAGGGAAAGTAAATCAGGATGATATTGAAAAAGAATATCCCCGTTTTGAAAAGAATTTACGCTGGCAATTAATCAAAAAAAGTATTGCACAGGCAAACAATATTGAAATAACCGAAGATGAGATTAAGGAGGAAGCAAAGAAGTCAATTAAAAACCAATTTGCACAATACGGTTATTATGATATTCCTGAAGAAGAACTGGAAAAATATTCAGCCGGCATGCTGAAAAAAGATGAAGACAGGGACAGGCTCGCTGACAAAAAAATAGAAGAAAAAATTATTGCCCTTGTCAAAGAAAAAGTGAAAATCGACCATAAAAAAGTTTCACTCGAAGATTTCAATAAATTATATCAGGAAAAAAAATAATTCAATAAATACCATGAATTTAAGGGACGACTTTACAAAATATGCTACTAAGCATTTAGGGGTTAGTAGTCTTGCATTATCCAAATATCAATCCATCGTGGATGAGAATTACATTTCTCCGACCATCATTGAAGAGCGTCAGCTCAATGTGGCTTCAATGGATGTATTCAGCAGGTTGATGATGGACAGGATTATTTTCCTTGGAGTACCTATTGACGATTATGTATCGAACATTGTACAGGCTCAGTTGTTGTATTTGGATTCAGTCGATCCGAACAAGGATATTCAGATTTACATGAATACCCCTGGCGGTTCTGTTTCAGCAGGACTGGGTATCTATGATACAATGCAGTGGGTTAGTTCTGATGTTGCAACAATATGCGTCGGTATGGCAG
Coding sequences within it:
- the clpP gene encoding ATP-dependent Clp endopeptidase proteolytic subunit ClpP: MNLRDDFTKYATKHLGVSSLALSKYQSIVDENYISPTIIEERQLNVASMDVFSRLMMDRIIFLGVPIDDYVSNIVQAQLLYLDSVDPNKDIQIYMNTPGGSVSAGLGIYDTMQWVSSDVATICVGMAASMGAVLLTAGTKGKRSALPHARVMIHQPMGGAEGQASDIEITAREIQKLKKELYEIIAQHSGNTFKKIEKDADRDYWMTAVEAKDYGMIDEVLVKSKKVKQ